Proteins co-encoded in one Elusimicrobiota bacterium genomic window:
- a CDS encoding SOS response-associated peptidase encodes MCGRYTQTLDLRALQERFHFAACRSEPTPRYNIAPTQPAPVVLADAGRVLDALRWGLIPAWAKDMSIGHKLINARAESVAEKPAFKAPFRKSRCLVLADGFYEWRPQPGERAKIPLRFTLPAREPFAMAGLWDSRQAPDGAVVRSFAIITTQANAALRSVHDRMPVILRREDEDAWLDPEAAPADLSRLLVPYPGELACVEVSPLVNSPKADLPACIEEVRR; translated from the coding sequence ATGTGCGGCCGCTACACCCAGACCTTGGACCTCCGGGCCCTGCAGGAGCGCTTCCATTTTGCGGCGTGCCGCTCCGAGCCCACGCCTCGCTACAACATCGCCCCGACCCAGCCGGCGCCGGTGGTCCTGGCCGACGCCGGGCGGGTCCTCGACGCCCTGCGCTGGGGGCTCATCCCGGCCTGGGCCAAGGACATGTCCATCGGGCACAAGCTGATCAACGCGCGGGCCGAGTCCGTGGCCGAGAAGCCGGCCTTCAAGGCGCCCTTCCGCAAGTCCCGCTGCCTGGTGCTGGCCGACGGCTTCTATGAATGGCGGCCACAGCCTGGAGAGAGAGCGAAGATCCCGCTGCGCTTCACGCTCCCGGCTCGTGAGCCTTTCGCCATGGCCGGGCTCTGGGACTCGCGGCAGGCGCCGGACGGCGCCGTGGTCAGGTCCTTCGCCATCATCACCACGCAGGCCAACGCGGCCTTGCGGTCCGTCCACGACCGGATGCCGGTGATCCTCAGGAGAGAAGACGAGGACGCCTGGCTCGATCCGGAGGCCGCGCCCGCGGATCTGTCCCGCCTGCTGGTCCCGTACCCGGGCGAACTGGCGTGCGTCGAGGTGTCGCCGCTGGTCAATTCTCCCAAGGCCGACCTGCCGGCCTGCATCGAGGAGGTCCGCCGCTGA
- a CDS encoding GH25 family lysozyme has product MNPAQWTAWLLVLAFAGAAPRPALARPGAKAAPKPVPKAVWGIDVSHHQGRIRWDQLQGQGLSFVYIKATEGDYMADPTFLENWQGAARAGLARGAYHFFDLCGRGAPQADQFIKLVPRSPGSLPPAIDLEPSPGCARLPSRKTLLRELAAYSRKVRSRYGKAPVLYLDYKMYDRYLKGQKHGYALWIPYYKDRPALSDGRAWTFWQISNKATLRGINGPVDVDLFRGSAAQFVFLGKPVPSLFAQR; this is encoded by the coding sequence ATGAACCCCGCGCAGTGGACGGCCTGGCTTCTGGTCTTGGCGTTCGCCGGTGCCGCGCCCCGGCCCGCCCTGGCCCGGCCCGGCGCCAAGGCGGCACCCAAGCCGGTGCCCAAGGCGGTCTGGGGCATCGACGTGTCCCATCATCAAGGCCGCATCCGCTGGGACCAGTTGCAGGGGCAGGGTCTCTCCTTCGTCTACATAAAGGCCACGGAAGGCGACTATATGGCGGATCCCACCTTCCTGGAGAACTGGCAGGGCGCGGCGCGCGCCGGGCTGGCCCGGGGCGCCTACCATTTCTTCGACCTGTGCGGCCGCGGCGCGCCCCAGGCCGACCAGTTCATCAAGCTGGTCCCGCGCAGCCCGGGGTCTTTGCCTCCGGCCATCGACCTGGAGCCTTCACCGGGCTGCGCCAGGCTGCCCAGCCGCAAGACCCTGCTCCGGGAGCTGGCCGCCTATTCGCGGAAAGTCCGCAGCCGCTACGGCAAGGCGCCGGTCTTATACCTGGACTACAAGATGTACGACCGCTACCTCAAGGGTCAGAAGCACGGCTACGCGCTCTGGATCCCGTACTACAAGGACCGGCCGGCCCTCTCGGACGGCCGCGCCTGGACCTTCTGGCAGATCTCCAACAAGGCCACGCTGCGGGGCATCAATGGGCCGGTGGATGTGGACCTCTTCCGGGGCAGCGCGGCGCAATTCGTCTTCCTGGGCAAGCCGGTCCCGAGCCTCTTCGCCCAGCGCTGA
- a CDS encoding YebC/PmpR family DNA-binding transcriptional regulator has translation MGGHSHWAGIKHKKAIVDAKRGKVWTKIVKEIAIAARAGGGDPGSNPRLRQAIDDAKASNMPADNVKRAIQRGTGELPGVMYEERVYEGYGPNGVAMIVEVTTDNHNRTLNEVRQVFREHGGNLGEANCVAWMFKPKGFLSVAKPAPVDEDTLISHALDLGAEDVVTDVAEAYEIYTDPKDLAKVKDGLAAQKIPVASAEIYMKPDTTVPVTKAEAAAQILKLMDALEDNDDVKKVHANFDIPDEILDKVG, from the coding sequence GTGGGCGGACACTCGCATTGGGCCGGGATCAAGCACAAGAAGGCCATCGTCGACGCCAAGCGCGGCAAGGTCTGGACCAAGATCGTCAAGGAAATAGCGATCGCGGCCCGGGCCGGAGGCGGGGACCCCGGCTCCAACCCGCGCCTGCGCCAGGCCATCGACGATGCCAAGGCGTCCAACATGCCCGCGGACAACGTCAAGCGCGCCATCCAGCGCGGCACGGGAGAACTCCCGGGCGTGATGTACGAGGAGCGCGTCTACGAAGGCTACGGCCCCAACGGCGTGGCCATGATCGTGGAAGTCACCACGGACAACCACAACCGGACCCTCAACGAAGTGCGCCAGGTCTTCCGGGAGCACGGCGGCAACCTCGGAGAAGCCAACTGCGTGGCCTGGATGTTCAAGCCCAAAGGCTTCCTCTCCGTGGCCAAGCCCGCCCCGGTCGACGAGGACACCTTGATCTCACACGCTCTGGATCTGGGCGCCGAGGACGTGGTCACCGATGTGGCCGAAGCCTACGAAATCTACACCGACCCCAAGGACCTCGCCAAGGTCAAGGACGGGCTGGCGGCCCAGAAGATCCCCGTGGCCTCAGCCGAGATTTACATGAAGCCTGACACCACCGTCCCGGTCACCAAGGCCGAGGCCGCGGCGCAGATCCTCAAGCTCATGGACGCCCTTGAGGACAACGACGACGTCAAGAAGGTCCACGCCAACTTCGACATCCCGGACGAAATCCTGGACAAGGTGGGATGA
- the ruvC gene encoding crossover junction endodeoxyribonuclease RuvC encodes MTSTVLGIDPGVSETGWAVLCGEAGAAPRLEDSGLIKTFPAQPLPERLCLIYGAVARLLERHRPQDVAVEEMFFLKAAHTIRGTLQARGVILLAAAQAGCAISEYNPRTVKSALTGSGAADKRQMQRLVSKTLGLADLLRPDDVADAAAIALCHLRCGRVKRLQVLEVHGGAR; translated from the coding sequence ATGACCAGCACCGTCCTGGGCATAGACCCGGGCGTATCCGAGACGGGCTGGGCCGTGCTCTGCGGCGAAGCGGGGGCCGCGCCGCGCCTGGAGGACTCCGGCCTCATCAAGACCTTCCCGGCCCAGCCTTTGCCCGAGCGCCTCTGCCTCATCTACGGCGCAGTGGCGCGCCTGCTGGAGCGCCACCGGCCGCAGGACGTGGCCGTGGAGGAGATGTTCTTCCTCAAGGCCGCCCACACCATCCGCGGCACCTTGCAGGCGCGCGGGGTCATCCTGCTCGCCGCGGCCCAGGCCGGCTGCGCCATCTCCGAGTACAACCCGCGCACCGTCAAGTCCGCTCTGACCGGAAGCGGCGCGGCCGATAAGCGGCAGATGCAGCGCTTGGTCTCCAAGACCTTGGGCCTGGCCGACCTGCTGCGTCCCGACGACGTGGCCGACGCCGCGGCCATCGCCCTGTGCCACCTGCGCTGCGGCCGCGTCAAGCGCCTGCAGGTCCTGGAAGTGCACGGGGGCGCCAGGTGA
- a CDS encoding Holliday junction ATP-dependent DNA helicase RuvA → MIASLRGAVLSKTQDSVVLEVAGVGYEVSVTPATASSLPEPGRGVQLHIAESVAMYGGGVTLYGFMTPSDKEMFLTFRDCVPSTGAKKALEYLDKASRSLPDFRRAVLDKDAKVLTGVFGFTRKTAERLIDALKDEIEAVSVPGAERLVRAGGAQVPAGAMNQALSGLAALGYRSAEARAALLAVAEENAGEALDAERIIRLALKRL, encoded by the coding sequence GTGATCGCCTCGCTGCGCGGCGCGGTCCTCAGCAAGACCCAGGACAGCGTGGTGCTGGAGGTCGCGGGCGTGGGCTACGAGGTCTCGGTGACGCCCGCCACGGCGTCGTCCTTGCCCGAGCCGGGCCGCGGCGTCCAACTGCACATCGCCGAGTCCGTGGCCATGTATGGCGGCGGGGTCACGCTCTACGGCTTCATGACCCCATCCGACAAGGAGATGTTCCTGACCTTCCGGGACTGCGTGCCCTCCACCGGGGCCAAGAAGGCCCTGGAGTACCTGGACAAGGCCTCCCGGTCCCTGCCCGACTTCCGCCGGGCCGTGCTGGACAAGGACGCCAAGGTCCTCACCGGCGTGTTCGGCTTCACGCGCAAGACCGCGGAGCGGCTCATCGACGCGCTCAAGGACGAGATCGAGGCGGTGAGCGTGCCCGGCGCCGAGCGCCTGGTCCGCGCGGGCGGAGCGCAGGTCCCGGCCGGCGCCATGAACCAGGCCTTGAGCGGACTGGCGGCGCTGGGCTATCGTTCCGCCGAGGCGCGCGCGGCGCTCCTGGCCGTGGCCGAGGAGAATGCGGGCGAGGCGCTGGACGCCGAGCGCATCATCCGCCTGGCCCTCAAGAGGCTCTGA
- the ruvB gene encoding Holliday junction branch migration DNA helicase RuvB, with protein sequence MADPEGIDSVLTPAAKPEDEALDRSLRPKSLDEFIGQEKLKANLRVFLAAAKARKEPLDHCLFYSPPGLGKTTLANIMARELGVSLRTSSGPILERAGDLAAVLTDLVEGDVFFIDEIHRLNPIVEEALYPVMEDFTFFISTGKGPAASTMKLAIPRFTLVGATTRAGLLTGPLRDRFGIIGNLGFYEAAELEAIVRRSAAILRIQTEPDGAREIARRCRGTPRIANRLLRRVRDFAQVKGQGVITAEIARYALECLEVDAAGLDAADRRLLSTIIEKFGGGPVGVENLAIAVSEEIDTLTDVTEPFLIKSGLIARTPRGRVVTAKGYAHLGRKAPKKEPELF encoded by the coding sequence ATGGCAGACCCCGAAGGCATCGATTCCGTCCTGACCCCCGCGGCCAAGCCCGAGGACGAGGCCCTGGACCGGTCTTTGCGGCCGAAGTCGCTCGACGAGTTCATCGGCCAGGAGAAGCTCAAGGCCAACCTGCGGGTGTTCCTGGCCGCGGCCAAGGCCCGCAAGGAGCCGCTGGACCACTGCCTCTTCTATTCCCCCCCGGGCCTGGGCAAGACCACTTTGGCCAACATCATGGCCCGCGAGCTGGGCGTCAGCCTGCGCACCTCCTCGGGCCCCATCCTGGAGCGCGCCGGCGACCTGGCCGCCGTGCTCACCGACCTGGTGGAAGGCGACGTCTTCTTCATCGACGAGATCCACCGCCTCAACCCCATCGTCGAGGAGGCCCTCTACCCGGTCATGGAGGACTTCACCTTCTTCATCTCCACGGGCAAGGGCCCCGCGGCCTCGACCATGAAGCTGGCCATCCCGCGCTTCACTTTGGTCGGCGCCACCACCCGGGCGGGCCTCCTGACCGGACCGCTGCGCGACCGCTTCGGCATCATCGGGAACCTGGGCTTCTACGAGGCCGCAGAGCTCGAGGCCATCGTGCGGCGCTCCGCCGCGATCCTGAGGATCCAGACGGAGCCGGACGGCGCCCGCGAGATCGCGCGGCGCTGCCGCGGCACCCCGCGCATCGCCAACCGGCTGCTGCGCCGGGTGCGGGACTTCGCCCAGGTCAAGGGCCAGGGCGTCATCACCGCCGAAATCGCGCGCTACGCCCTGGAATGCCTCGAGGTCGACGCCGCGGGCCTCGACGCGGCCGACCGGCGCCTGCTGTCCACCATCATCGAGAAGTTCGGCGGCGGTCCCGTGGGCGTGGAGAACCTGGCCATCGCCGTCAGCGAGGAGATCGACACTCTGACCGACGTGACCGAGCCCTTCCTCATCAAGTCCGGGCTCATCGCGCGCACGCCCCGCGGCCGGGTGGTCACGGCCAAGGGCTACGCCCACCTGGGCCGCAAGGCTCCCAAGAAGGAACCCGAGCTGTTCTGA
- a CDS encoding SpoIID/LytB domain-containing protein gives MPALLLAAVLAWSAAAPAPQARAAYNERLIQIGVLHGVRRLIIKPEGRFTLRDAAGRWQEELLPYKDYRVSVDGDDLIFGPFHLRGQARLVPQDPQATVLAGSGRYRGSLIVKPVADDSVTVVAEMGVEEYLLGVVPREMEPGWPREALKAQAVVARTFAYHHLGKYRKSGFDLTSDTRSQVYGGVGADNEAVRRAVAETRGEVLGFKGELLDVYYHACCGGHTADYGQVWGQGATAPVPLRGVKDRYCAKSPLGRWRVLVSKADVLAALQSRRLVGGRLKSFRLGRRDGAGYLRTFLADIGGEAVVVSAEAFRKAVGPTVLRSLRLRSAKLRRQGVEFEGAGSGHGVGLCQWGARMQADAGRGYEKILQYYFPGSTLSVVDE, from the coding sequence ATGCCCGCCCTGCTGCTGGCCGCGGTCCTGGCCTGGTCGGCCGCGGCGCCCGCGCCGCAGGCGCGGGCCGCGTACAACGAGCGGCTCATCCAGATCGGCGTCCTGCACGGGGTGCGCCGCCTCATTATCAAGCCCGAGGGCCGCTTCACTTTGCGCGACGCAGCCGGCCGCTGGCAGGAGGAACTGCTGCCGTACAAGGACTACCGCGTCTCCGTCGACGGAGACGACCTGATCTTCGGCCCCTTCCACCTGCGGGGCCAGGCGCGGCTCGTCCCCCAGGACCCCCAGGCCACGGTGCTGGCCGGATCGGGCCGCTACCGGGGCAGCCTCATCGTCAAGCCCGTCGCCGACGACAGTGTCACGGTGGTGGCCGAGATGGGCGTGGAGGAGTACCTGCTCGGCGTCGTGCCCCGCGAGATGGAGCCGGGCTGGCCGCGGGAGGCGCTCAAGGCCCAGGCCGTGGTGGCCCGGACCTTCGCCTACCACCACCTCGGCAAGTACCGCAAGTCCGGCTTCGACCTGACCTCGGACACGCGTTCACAGGTCTACGGCGGCGTCGGCGCCGACAACGAGGCCGTGCGCCGCGCCGTGGCCGAGACCCGCGGCGAGGTCCTGGGCTTCAAAGGCGAGCTCCTCGACGTCTACTACCACGCCTGCTGCGGCGGGCACACCGCGGACTACGGCCAGGTCTGGGGGCAGGGCGCGACGGCGCCCGTGCCCCTGCGCGGGGTCAAGGACCGCTACTGCGCGAAGTCGCCTTTGGGTCGCTGGAGAGTGCTGGTGTCCAAGGCCGATGTGCTCGCGGCCCTGCAGAGCCGCCGCTTGGTCGGCGGCAGGCTCAAGAGCTTCCGGCTGGGCCGGCGCGACGGGGCGGGCTACCTGCGCACCTTCCTGGCCGACATCGGCGGCGAGGCGGTCGTGGTGAGCGCCGAGGCGTTCCGCAAGGCCGTAGGGCCTACGGTTTTGCGCAGCCTGCGTCTGCGCTCGGCGAAGCTGCGGCGCCAAGGGGTGGAGTTCGAGGGCGCGGGCTCGGGACACGGGGTGGGGCTGTGCCAATGGGGCGCGCGCATGCAGGCCGACGCCGGCCGCGGCTACGAGAAGATCCTGCAGTACTACTTCCCGGGCTCGACCTTGTCCGTGGTGGACGAGTGA